The genomic interval CGACACCGCCGACGGCTGCGACCGCTCCCAGGCCGACCGCCGCCTGGACGACACCCTCAAATTGCTCGACGAGCTCGGCGAGTTCATTGTGCTGGTGCGCCAATGCGCCGAGTTCGGCCCCCCACCCACCGACCCCAAGTGCCCTGAGCGCGAGATCGACGCCCCCTACGATCCCGTGCTCGACGACGGCACCATGATCAACGCCTCCGCCCTCTGGCCCCTGCTCGACCCCCAGTGGAACTACCCCAAAAAGTGGTGGAAGCTCCTTGCCACCGAAAAGGGCTACCGCGGCAAACACTTCGACTGGTCCAAACTCGCCGCCCGTTACTTCCCCACCCGCGTGGACGCGAAGTGCCAGGAAGACCCGTCCCTGGCCGTCGCACACGGCGTGTTCTGGAAGTACCACCCGGCCCGGGCGTACGAGTGGGAGCTTCGGTTACAGGATGAGATTGGCCCGGAGTTTGAGATCGAGGAGGATGGAGCGGGGGTGGCGAGGGAGAGGTTTATGAGGGAGTTTGGGGGGGAGGTTGAGAGGATTTGGGACGAGGAGTATAGTAGAAAGATGAGAAAATCATAAAAGATAGAGATTGAAATGAACAAAATCGAAAATTAACTTGGTGGACTTATATAAGTGTATGGTGGAAGTTGTTATGAGCGAAGATTCCGTAAAAAACCCATCTGTCATCGTTAGAGACGAACTGCAAGAGTGGGCAACTAATTTAGTTCAGCACGTAACTAAAGAAAGAGATGTTGAAACGGGAATCGTTGATCTGTTACTTGGTGAGCTTGGTTATAGCCATCTTGTAACGTACAAACAAAGTGTGACCTTGAGCGAGCTTCGGATAGGCTCCGGCACTGCAAGAGCTAGAAACGTAAACTTTATAGCCGATTACGTTCTAGGAAATTCAAATGAGTGGAGAACTCCAGGAAAGCCCTGGGCAGTAATAGAAGTCAAAAAGAATGAAGCAAATATTACTGCAACACGAGCACAGGCACAATCCTATGCCGACTATTTAAAAGTCCCATATTATGTACTGATTGATAATCTTACAATTATTTTATACCAAAGAAGGTTGACTGTTGAAGATAAAGATATTTTTACTATTAACCTCGACCCACAGAATCTTCAAAATGAATGGGAAAAATTTGCGCAACTACGTCAGTATCTTGATATAAACAACCTCAAAAATGAGTGTGTCCGAATACGTAACGTAGAACGTGAAACAACCGATTTTTATACGACAGCTCTTTTGCAATTGCCGGCACAAAAAAACGAAGTGATTTTTCGTAAAGTTGAAGATGCTTGGAAGTGTAGTCATACTGAAGAAGAACTATTAAATGCAGGTTTTTGGTGGGGAAATCCGGAAAAACACGGGGCACGTGCTAAACGAACAGTTAAAATTGATGGTGAGCTAGATATTAACTCTAAGATGGCTAAAGTCATTCAGCGCCTTCTATTACATTCTGGCATAGTTTCGTTAAGCGTGTCGCATCAACTAAACTTATGGGAGCGTTTTTTCGAAAACAAATGGAAACTTCTAAACATATCTTCGACAATAAAAATTATGGCCCTTCAGTCAATTTCCATATTCCGCACGGAACACATAATCGAGGATATTGAGTCTCTCGCGAAGAGAATTGACAGTAGCCTAGACGAGTGGTGTGTAAGTTGTGTTTTGTGGTTTTCAAATGAAATGTTACATTGTCGTGATTGCCATTTAGCAAACGAACATCAAGGAACTTGGACAAAAATATACGAAGAACATACGTATAATGAAGTTTTGAAGAGCGAGCAAGAGTATTTTACTCCAATGTTTTTACGCGCGATGCTTCAACCCGTTGAAAACACGGCTGAAAGACGTAGATTGGGTGAACCAGCTTTACTTATGGGACCTGAGACAATTCGGTTTCTTGCGGACGGAGCATTCTTTGCGATTTGTCTTTCTCGAGAATTTAAATCGATTGAGCTATATAATGTATCTGAAGATGGTGTTAATAATTTAAGCATCGGTGAAACAAAAATTCCATGTGGTGTAATTCATACACTACCCGTAGTTGGCTCCAGCGGTTTGGTGTATATTGAAGATCTTTTTCGTGAGGATGCGGCGATATTGGGACTAACTCGTCTCAATTTATCACTGCCCTCAGATAGCCAGATTGGTAACCTTAGGTCTTATCGTGGTAGCGA from Lujinxingia sediminis carries:
- a CDS encoding type I restriction enzyme HsdR N-terminal domain-containing protein, encoding MSEDSVKNPSVIVRDELQEWATNLVQHVTKERDVETGIVDLLLGELGYSHLVTYKQSVTLSELRIGSGTARARNVNFIADYVLGNSNEWRTPGKPWAVIEVKKNEANITATRAQAQSYADYLKVPYYVLIDNLTIILYQRRLTVEDKDIFTINLDPQNLQNEWEKFAQLRQYLDINNLKNECVRIRNVERETTDFYTTALLQLPAQKNEVIFRKVEDAWKCSHTEEELLNAGFWWGNPEKHGARAKRTVKIDGELDINSKMAKVIQRLLLHSGIVSLSVSHQLNLWERFFENKWKLLNISSTIKIMALQSISIFRTEHIIEDIESLAKRIDSSLDEWCVSCVLWFSNEMLHCRDCHLANEHQGTWTKIYEEHTYNEVLKSEQEYFTPMFLRAMLQPVENTAERRRLGEPALLMGPETIRFLADGAFFAICLSREFKSIELYNVSEDGVNNLSIGETKIPCGVIHTLPVVGSSGLVYIEDLFREDAAILGLTRLNLSLPSDSQIGNLRSYRGSEISIDEKPLFCGVTFSLDHNTRVVMRAQGWAGFSSAIRKQVDDQLTKRSNS